Proteins encoded together in one Mus musculus strain C57BL/6J chromosome 16, GRCm38.p6 C57BL/6J window:
- the Gm6557 gene encoding predicted gene, 625123, with protein MGSFEGHLLSGSGLLLYSIYYSSLMSLALLRKQRMPKHLLLPRKMLGSRLFFPVSYEAVVKVVMAAFAILCEYYYPLGVNRLMMIDWKDPRRLFVFKDTWQHVTMFGFFILSGIADIVSQAKQASWSVKLERAAEALAFYVVALLMIAHIENKSVLEIRVHLLFVLPAFLLALILTVEIWVPDNAPLWVLKSWMALVLSTWMLQICEMYIPFTGQPWRADNPTDLAFLTIFFCWHLVLGLTLLITIYGLCSLWHHHYSSWTKTLGARYQRCLTESSSEELEKLNAEAVAQDGGV; from the coding sequence ATGGGAAGCTTTGAAGGACACCTGCTGTCAGGATCTGGCCTCCTCCTGTACTCAATCTATTATTCATCTCTAATGTCCTTGGCCCTGCTTCGGAAACAGAGGATGCCTAAGCACCTCTTGCTCCCAAGGAAGATGCTGGGTAGCAGGCTGTTTTTTCCGGTATCCTATGAAGCAGTGGTGAAGGTGGTTATGGCTGCTTTTGCCATTCTTTGTGAATACTACTACCCCCTAGGGGTCAACCGTCTGATGATGATAGACTGGAAGGACCCTCGGCGGCTGTTTGTTTTCAAGGACACCTGGCAGCATGTAACCATGTTTGGGTTCTTTATTCTCAGTGGCATAGCAGACATTGTGAGCCAGGCAAAACAGGCAAGTTGGAGTGTGAAGTTGGAGCGCGCAGCTGAAGCCCTGGCTTTCTATGTGGTGGCACTGCTAATGATAGCCCATATTGAAAACAAAAGCGTCTTGGAGATTCGAGTGCATCTTCTGTTTGTGTTGCCTGCCTTCTTGCTTGCTCTGATTCTTACTGTTGAGATCTGGGTCCCTGACAATGCCCCACTCTGGGTCCTCAAGAGCTGGATGGCACTGGTGTTAAGCACCTGGATGTTGCAGATCTGTGAGATGTATATACCTTTCACTGGACAGCCCTGGAGGGCAGACAACCCAACGGACCTGGCATTCCTAACCATTTTCTTCTGCTGGCACCTGGTCTTAGGGCTTACCTTGCTGATTACCATCTATGGCCTCTGCAGTCTCTGGCACCATCACTATTCTTCCTGGACAAAGACTCTCGGGGCTAGGTACCAGCGGTGTCTTACGGAATCCAGTAGTGAAGAATTAGAAAAGCTCAATGCGGAAGCTGTGGCACAGGATGGAGGTGTGTAG